One Ricinus communis isolate WT05 ecotype wild-type chromosome 7, ASM1957865v1, whole genome shotgun sequence genomic region harbors:
- the LOC8259926 gene encoding transcription factor MYB15 — MVRGPFIDKNGLKKGAWSREEDDKLRAYILKYGHWNWRELPKFAGLSRCGKSCRLRWMNYLRPGVKHGNYSKEEETLTIKLHEQFGNKWSKIAAQLPGRTDNEVKNYWHTHLKKRTQRTQSKSGSKEQHPVKQLTEITPQSDIYEVESFFTDAPHPILESYPLSPATSCSSGFSQLTCESAAVTLSNTGTSSNCFAEDCLSSLEITESASGDFWTQPFLTDKDGYIFPLLEEGLLFPYFSC, encoded by the exons ATGGTAAGAGGCCCTTTCATTGACAAGAATGGACTCAAGAAAGGAGCATGGAGTCGAGAAGAAGACGATAAGTTAAGAGCATATATACTGAAATATGGCCATTGGAACTGGCGTGAACTTCCAAAGTTTGCAG GATTATCAAGATGTGGCAAGAGCTGCAGACTACGATGGATGAACTACCTTCGGCCGGGTGTAAAACATGGAAACTACTCGAAAGAAGAAGAGACTTTGACAATTAAATTGCATGAACAATTTGGAAATAA ATGGTCGAAAATAGCTGCACAATTACCGGGAAGAACAGATAATGAAGTCAAAAACTACTGGCACACTCATCTAAAGAAGAGAACACAGAGAACCCAAAGCAAATCTGGTTCCAAAGAGCAACACCCTGTGAAGCAATTAACTGAAATTACTCCACAATCTGACATATATGAAGTTGAGAGTTTTTTCACAGATGCTCCTCACCCAATACTGGAAAGCTACCCCTTATCCCCTGCAACGTCTTGTTCTAGTGGATTTTCCCAGTTGACCTGTGAATCTGCTGCGGTTACTTTATCTAATACAGGTACAAGTTCGAACTGTTTTGCAGAAGATTGCCTCAGTTCACTTGAGATAACCGAAAGTGCGAGTGGAGATTTCTGGACCCAACCATTTCTAACTGACAAAGATGGTTATATATTTCCTTTGCTGGAGGAGGGACTtctatttccttatttttcatGCTAG